In the genome of Bradyrhizobium sp. CIAT3101, one region contains:
- a CDS encoding BA14K family protein produces MLKSFRFVAGGCLLASLSAATSTAASAAPIGQPLAMTQAAPDQVEHVRWYGHRGWGWGGGAFVGGLAAGAIIGGAVAAPYYYGSPYYYGPGYGPPPAGYGPPPEGDVQYCMQRYKSYNPNTGMYLGNDGRRHPCP; encoded by the coding sequence ATGTTGAAATCGTTTCGCTTCGTTGCTGGCGGTTGTCTGCTGGCGAGCCTGTCGGCCGCGACATCGACCGCGGCGTCGGCGGCGCCGATCGGACAGCCGCTTGCGATGACGCAGGCTGCGCCAGATCAGGTCGAACACGTGCGCTGGTACGGGCATCGCGGCTGGGGCTGGGGCGGCGGCGCGTTCGTCGGCGGGCTTGCGGCCGGCGCGATCATCGGCGGCGCAGTCGCGGCGCCTTACTATTACGGCTCACCTTATTATTACGGGCCGGGCTATGGGCCGCCGCCCGCCGGCTATGGGCCACCGCCCGAGGGCGACGTGCAGTACTGCATGCAGCGCTACAAATCCTACAATCCGAATACGGGCATGTATCTGGGCAACGACGGCAGGCGCCATCCCTGCCCATGA